A stretch of DNA from Thalassococcus arenae:
AACGCGCTGAACTCGTCCGCGGCGGCGGCCGCGGCGTCTTCGACGGCGCGGGTGCGACCGGCCTGGTACATCGCGACCATGGCGTGCGACCAGGCCAGAAGTTGCGGTGCCATCGCTTCGGGCACGCCGAGAAGCCGGGCTATGATGCGCACCGGGATCGGCGTGCAGAAATGCTCCAGCAGGTCGAACGGCCCGGTATGCGCGTCGCGCAACAACGCGTGGGCCAGCGCAGCGATTTCCGGGCCAAGGGCCGCGATGCGACGCGAGGTGAAGGCGCGCAGAACCAGGCCGCGAAGGCGGGTGTGGCGCGGCGGTTCGGCTTCGAGCAGCGAATGCGCTTCGACCTTGTAGAAGGGGCGCAGGCGGGCGGGGATGGCCGGGGCCATTTCGGCGGGAATTTCCCGCCCGAAGCGGCGATCGCGCAGCAAGGCCTGCACCGCGCGATGCGAGACCGCGCAGGGCATGGCGAATTCGTCCCACCAGATCATGTCGCCCAGGCGGCGCATCGCGTGGTAGTGCGGGTAGGGGTTCTGGACGAAACCGGGGTCCCCGGGGTCTTGTGCTATGCGCTGCATGATCGTCACGCTGTCGCAGGGCGCTTGGCTTGGCAAGGCCGGGCTTGTTAGGAAAAGGGCATGACACGCAAACCGGTACATCCTGCGCTGCTGCTTGCGCTGTTCCTGACGCTGACCGCGGCCCTGGGCGGCGCGGTCTGGCGGTATGGCTATGGCCAGGCGCTGGACCAGGTGGCGGCGCGCGGGCAATCGGACCTGGCGCTGGCGGCGGACCGGTTGGTGACGCAGTTGCGCCGTTACCGCGAGTTCGCCGTGCTGATGGCCGAACACCCCGTGCTGTCGCCCTTGCATGACGGCGCAGAGGCGGACCAGGCCGCCGCGGTGCTGCAGGGCGCAGTCGACAAGATCGGGCCATTGGCGGCCTTCTATGCCGATCCCGCGGGGCGCGTGCTGGCATCCTCGGCCGGCCCGGTACCGGAAGGCTTGCGCGAGGCGCCGTATTTCAAGCGCGCCCTGAACGGGGCCCTGGGGGCCGCGCATGGGCCGCGACAGGACGGGCGCGGGCGGACCTACAGCTTTGCTGCGCCGACCTTCCGTCCCGATGGCCGGGTCCGCGGGGTGCTTGTGGTGGTGGCCGATATCGAAAGCCTGGAACAGGATTGGCGCGCCTCTGTGCCCAGCGTCTATTTCCTGGCATCCGACGACTCTGTCTTCGTGACAAACCGCAGCGAAATCCTGGGATGGCGGGACACCGGCGCAGGCCGCATGGCGTTGCCGGACGGGTCGCAGCAGGCGGCGACGATCCGCCAGTTTCAGGGACACACGATCTGGCGTCAGGATTTCAGCCGCTACATTCCCGCCCAAGCCCTGCACCTGGTACAGGATCTGCCGGTGATCGACATGACCGGCGTGGCTTTGGTCGATGTCGCGCCGGCGCAGCGCCTGGCCTTGCTGCAGGCAGCCGTGGTGATGGCGGTCTGCCTGGTCTTCGGCGCGGCGCTGTGGCTGGTGACGGAGAGACGCCGGGTGCTGGCGGCTGCGAACGCCGTGCTCGAGGAACGCGTTTCGGCCCGGACCCGGGCGCTGGAGCGCACCAACATGGCGTTGCGCCGCGAAGTGCACGAACGCGAAGAGGCCGAGGCCGCGCTGAAACGCGCACAGGCCGAACTGGTCCAGGCCGGCAAGCTGAGCGCGCTCGGCCAGATGTCGGCGGGCATCAGCCACGAACTGAACCAGCCCCTGATGGCGATCCGGCAATATGCCGACAACGGTGCATCGTTGCTGGACAAGGGCCGGACCGGCGAGGCCGGGCAAAACCTGCGGCGCATTTCCGACATGGCCGCGCGGGCCGCGCGGATCATCAAGAACCTGCGGGCCTTCGCCCGCAACGAAAGCGAACCGATGGGCCGCGTCGACCTTGTTGCGGTCATCGACAGCGCGGCGGAGCTGACCGAGGCGCGGTTGCGCTCGGAAGGGGTGGTCCTCGACTGGCGGCCCGGTCAAACGTCCGGGCCGGTCTGGGCACGCGGCGGCGAAGTGCGGTTGACGCAGGTTTTCGTCAATCTCATCAACAACGCGGCCGACGCGATGACCGGGCAGCAGAACAAGCGCATCGACATCGCCCTGCAGCGCGGCGCCAAGCTGGTGGTGACGGTACGCGACGTCGGCCCGGGCATCGCCGACCCCGAACGGGTGTTCGAGCCGTTCTACACCACCAAGGCGGTGGGCAGCGGTGACGGGATGGGGCTGGGGCTGTCCATCTCGTACGGGCTGGTGCAGAGTTTCGGCGGCAACATTCGCGGCAGCAACACGGAGAACGGCGCCATGTTCACGGTCGAACTGGACCCCTGGCAGGAAGAGGTGGCGGCATGACGGGACGGCGATGCGCCGCTCGCGCCGCCGGCGCATCGCCCCGCCCGCCGTCCCGCAAGGCGCAACGATGACCCGCCGGGTGTTGCTGGTGGATGATGACGCGGCCGTGCGCGCGGCCCTGGGCCAGACGCTGGACCTGGCCGAGTTCCAGGCGATCACCGCCGGTTCCTTTGTCGAGGCCAAGGACCATATCCGGCCGGCATTCGACGGTGTCATCGTCTCGGATATCCGGATGCCGGGCCGCGACGGGTTCCACCTGCTGGACTACGCCCGCGAGACCGATCCCGACCTGCCGGTGATCCTGTTGACCGGCGAAGGCGACATACCGATGGCGGTTCGGGCGATGTCGGCCGGTGCATTCGATTTCCTGGAAAAACCCTGTGCACCGGACGATCTGTGCACGGTGATCGAACGTGCCCTGCGCACACGCGCCCTGGTGCTGGAAAACCGCAGGCTCAAGGCGCAGCTCGAAACCGGCGATCCGGCGGCGCGATTGATTTTCGGTATCTCCAAACAAGCAGAGGCGCTGCGCGCCCGGGTGCGCGCTGCCGCCCGCGCCGGAACCGAAGTGCTGGTCACGGGGGCGCCCGGTACCGGGATATCCAAGGTGGCCGAGGTCGTGCATCTGTGTTCGCCGAACGCCAAGGGTCCCTTCGAAAAGCGCGCGGCTGCCGGGCTGGACCGCGCCGGGTTCGAGGCAGTCTGGGCGGCATGTACCGGCGGGACGCTGTTTCTGGACGAAATCGCCGCCGCGCCGGTCGACACGCAGATGGCTTTGCTGGACGCTCTCGAACATGGCGGGGCGCGGCTGATCGCGGGGTCCGTGCGCGATATCGCTGCGGCCGTGGCGCAGGGCATGCTGTCCTCGGACCTGTTCTATCGGCTGGAGGTGATGCAGGTGCGAATTCCGGCGTTGTCGGAACGACCCGAAGACATCCCTGTCCTGTTCCGGCATTACGTGGCTCAGGCCGCGGAAAATGCCGGCATCGCGCCGCCCGAGATCACCCAGGATCACCTTGCCGCGTTGATGGCGCAGGATTGGCCCGGCAACGCGCGATCGCTGATGTCGGCAGCCATGCGGTTCGTGCTGGGGGTCCCCGAGGAGGTGTTTCAGGCGCGCGATCTGGGGTTGGCCGAGCAGATGGCACAGGTCGAACGGTCGCTGCTGGCCGCCGCTCTGGGGCGTCACAACGGCCGTGCCGCGCAAGCAGCCCAAGCGCTGAAACTGCCGCGCAAGACCTTTTACGACAAGCTCGCCAAGTACGGGCTGAAGCCGGAAACCTACCGCCGGGACGGTTGAACCGCGCCGATTCGACGATCTCACGCGCCCGTGAGAAAACTGTGCGGATTTCCGCACTGTTGGCGCAAACGGCTGTGCGGTGAACCGCACATAGCCGCGATGCAGCATCAAAAGCTACACAAGCTTCACGGTGTAACTATATATTACAATTATAAAAAATCCTTCCCATAGAGTGGTTTGACTCAACGCTTGCGGTGATTCCCCGCCGTGGTGATTCTCTTACCCGGCAGGTTCGACGGAGGGGTCGGACCGCTGTGATTTACGAAGTTCCGGGAGGACATCATGAAGAAGTTTCTAACGACCGCCGTGGCGGCCACTGCCCTGATGACGGGTGCGACCGGCGCGATGGCGGCTTGCGAAGGCGACGAGATCGTCATCAAGTTCAGCCACGTCACCAACTCCGACAAGCACCCCAAGGGTATCGCCGCGTCGTTGCTGATGGAGCGCGTCAATGCCGAGATGAACGGCAAGGCCTGCATGGAGGTCTTCCCGAACTCGACACTCTACAATGACGACCAGGTGCTCGAGGCGATGCTGCAAGGCGACGTCCAGCTGGCGGCGCCGTCGCTGTCGAAATTCGAGCAGTTCACCAAGCAGTTCCGCATTTTCGACCTGCCCTTCATGTTCCGCAACATCGAAGCCGTGGACGCGTTCCAGAACTCCGAAACCGGCCAGGCGATGAAGGAATCGATGGTGCGCCGCGGTCTGCTGGGCCTGGAATTCTGGCACAACGGCATGAAGCAGATGTCGGCCAACAAGCCGCTGATCTCGCCGTCCGACGCTGCCGGTCTGAAATTCCGCGTGCAGCCTTCGGACGTGATCAAGGCGCAGATGGAAGCGATCGGCGTCAGCCCGCAGCCCATGGCCTTCTCGGAAGTCTACGGCGCGCTGCAGACCGGCGTCGTGGATGGCCAGGAAAACACCTGGTCCAACATCTACGGCCAGAAATTCTTTGAGGTGCAGGACGGCATCACCGAAACCAACCACGGCATCATCGACTACATGGTCGTGACCAGCGTGGACTGGTGGGAAAGCCTGCCCGAGGATGTCAGCAGCCAGCTGCGCACGATCCTCAACGAGGTGACGGTCGAGCGCAACGCCGCGGTCGGCCAGGTCGATGCCGATGCCCGCCAGGCGGTGCTCGATGCCGGCGCGACGATCCGCGAACTGACGCCCGAGCAGCGCCAGGAATGGGTCGATGCCATGAAGCCGGTCTGGGAGCAGTTCAAGGACGATGTGGGCCAGGAAAACATCGACGCGGCCCAGGCGATCAACGCCTCGATGTAATCGATCCTGAAACGATCTGCCCGGCTCCGTGCCATTCGGAGCCGGGTTTTTGATGGCCCGGAACAACCGGGCAAGGGGGCAGCATGTCGTCACATTACGAACCGAAATCGGCGTTCGGCCGGTTCATCCATGAGCTTGAGGAAACGGTCATCGCGATCATCCTCGGCGCGATGGTGATCGTGACCTTTGTCAACGTCGTCCTGCGCTACGGCTTCAACACCGGATTCATCTGGGGTCTCGAGGTCGTCACGTTCCTGTTCGCCTGGCTGGTGCTGTTCGGGGTCAGCTACGCGGTCAAGACCACAGCGCATCTGGGCGTCGACGCGATCACCAACCTGGTGTCGCCCGCCGCGCGCCGGGCGCTGGCGCTGCTGGCGGCGGCGATTTGCCTGGCCTACGCGTTCCTGCTGTTGAAGGGCGCGTGGGATTACTGGGCGAATTTCGCAAATCTGCCCCAGACCACCGGACGCTGGTTTCCGACCGGCCTGGAAGAGATGAAGCGGACCTCGTACCGCGGCTGGTACGAAGTCGTCGATATCCCGTTCCCGGAATGGCTGCGCTGGATCCAGCCGATCATGAACGAGGGCGAAGACTATGAGAAGCTGCCGCGCTTCATCCCCTATTTCATCCTGCCTTTCGGCTGTGCGTTGCTGCTGTTCCGTTTCGTCCAGGTCACCCTGCGGATCTGGAAGGGCGAGGCCGAAAGCCTGATCGTCAGCCACGAAGCCGAAGACGCCGTCGAAGACGTCGCCCACATGAACCGCGAGGGCTGATCCAATGGAAGTCGCCATTCTCTTTGCCATGGTCATCGGCCTGATGCTGATCGGTGTGCCGATCGCCATTTCGCTGGGCTTTTCGTCGACCATCTTCCTGCTGGTGCTCAGCGACACGTCGCTGGCATCCATCGCACAGAGCTTCTTTCAGGCGATGGCGGGGCATTACACGCTGCTGGCCATCCCGTTCTTCATCCTGGCGTCGTCCTTCATGTCGACCGGCGGGGTGGCGCGGCGGATCATCCGTTTTTCCATCGCGCTCGTGGGCCATTTCCCCGGAGGCCTGGCCATCGCGGGTGTTTTCGCCTGCATGCTGTTCGCCGCTTTGTCGGGCTCGTCGCCCGCCACGGTGGTCGCGATCGGCTCGATCGTGATCGCGGGCATGCGGCAGGTGGGCTATTCCAAGGATTTCGCCGCGGGCGTCATCGCCAATGCCGGCACGCTGGGCATCCTGATCCCGCCCTCCATCGTGATGGTCGTCTACGCCTCGGCCACCGATGTCAGTGTGGGTCGGATGTTTCTCGCCGGCGTGATCCCCGGGCTTTTGGCGGGCACGATGCTGATGGTGACGATCTATGTCATCGCCAAGTTCCGCAACCTGCCCAAGGGCGAGTGGAAGGGCTGGCGCGAGGTGTTCGAGGCCGGATCCGAGGCGGGGTGGGGCCTGTTCCTGATCGTCATCATCCTGGGCGGCATCTATGGCGGCATCTTCACCCCGACCGAGGCCGCTGCGGTGGCGGCCGTCTATGCCTTCCTCATCGCCTCGTTCGTCTATCGCGACATGGGGCCGCTGGCCGGGAAGAACGGCGCGCCGA
This window harbors:
- a CDS encoding TRAP transporter small permease, with protein sequence MSSHYEPKSAFGRFIHELEETVIAIILGAMVIVTFVNVVLRYGFNTGFIWGLEVVTFLFAWLVLFGVSYAVKTTAHLGVDAITNLVSPAARRALALLAAAICLAYAFLLLKGAWDYWANFANLPQTTGRWFPTGLEEMKRTSYRGWYEVVDIPFPEWLRWIQPIMNEGEDYEKLPRFIPYFILPFGCALLLFRFVQVTLRIWKGEAESLIVSHEAEDAVEDVAHMNREG
- a CDS encoding TRAP transporter large permease — translated: MEVAILFAMVIGLMLIGVPIAISLGFSSTIFLLVLSDTSLASIAQSFFQAMAGHYTLLAIPFFILASSFMSTGGVARRIIRFSIALVGHFPGGLAIAGVFACMLFAALSGSSPATVVAIGSIVIAGMRQVGYSKDFAAGVIANAGTLGILIPPSIVMVVYASATDVSVGRMFLAGVIPGLLAGTMLMVTIYVIAKFRNLPKGEWKGWREVFEAGSEAGWGLFLIVIILGGIYGGIFTPTEAAAVAAVYAFLIASFVYRDMGPLAGKNGAPNLALWQKPIALVTAFVHRDTKDTLFEAGKLTITLMFIIANALILKHVLTDEQIPQSIAGMMLDAGFGPVMFLVIVNVILLIGGQFMEPSGLIVIVAPLVFPIAIELGIDPIHLGIIMVVNMEIGMITPPVGLNLFVTSGVAGMPMMRVVRAALPFLGVLFVFLIMVTYIPWLSTFLPTTFMGPEIIVR
- a CDS encoding sensor histidine kinase; protein product: MTRKPVHPALLLALFLTLTAALGGAVWRYGYGQALDQVAARGQSDLALAADRLVTQLRRYREFAVLMAEHPVLSPLHDGAEADQAAAVLQGAVDKIGPLAAFYADPAGRVLASSAGPVPEGLREAPYFKRALNGALGAAHGPRQDGRGRTYSFAAPTFRPDGRVRGVLVVVADIESLEQDWRASVPSVYFLASDDSVFVTNRSEILGWRDTGAGRMALPDGSQQAATIRQFQGHTIWRQDFSRYIPAQALHLVQDLPVIDMTGVALVDVAPAQRLALLQAAVVMAVCLVFGAALWLVTERRRVLAAANAVLEERVSARTRALERTNMALRREVHEREEAEAALKRAQAELVQAGKLSALGQMSAGISHELNQPLMAIRQYADNGASLLDKGRTGEAGQNLRRISDMAARAARIIKNLRAFARNESEPMGRVDLVAVIDSAAELTEARLRSEGVVLDWRPGQTSGPVWARGGEVRLTQVFVNLINNAADAMTGQQNKRIDIALQRGAKLVVTVRDVGPGIADPERVFEPFYTTKAVGSGDGMGLGLSISYGLVQSFGGNIRGSNTENGAMFTVELDPWQEEVAA
- a CDS encoding DctP family TRAP transporter solute-binding subunit; this translates as MKKFLTTAVAATALMTGATGAMAACEGDEIVIKFSHVTNSDKHPKGIAASLLMERVNAEMNGKACMEVFPNSTLYNDDQVLEAMLQGDVQLAAPSLSKFEQFTKQFRIFDLPFMFRNIEAVDAFQNSETGQAMKESMVRRGLLGLEFWHNGMKQMSANKPLISPSDAAGLKFRVQPSDVIKAQMEAIGVSPQPMAFSEVYGALQTGVVDGQENTWSNIYGQKFFEVQDGITETNHGIIDYMVVTSVDWWESLPEDVSSQLRTILNEVTVERNAAVGQVDADARQAVLDAGATIRELTPEQRQEWVDAMKPVWEQFKDDVGQENIDAAQAINASM
- a CDS encoding sigma-54-dependent transcriptional regulator is translated as MTRRVLLVDDDAAVRAALGQTLDLAEFQAITAGSFVEAKDHIRPAFDGVIVSDIRMPGRDGFHLLDYARETDPDLPVILLTGEGDIPMAVRAMSAGAFDFLEKPCAPDDLCTVIERALRTRALVLENRRLKAQLETGDPAARLIFGISKQAEALRARVRAAARAGTEVLVTGAPGTGISKVAEVVHLCSPNAKGPFEKRAAAGLDRAGFEAVWAACTGGTLFLDEIAAAPVDTQMALLDALEHGGARLIAGSVRDIAAAVAQGMLSSDLFYRLEVMQVRIPALSERPEDIPVLFRHYVAQAAENAGIAPPEITQDHLAALMAQDWPGNARSLMSAAMRFVLGVPEEVFQARDLGLAEQMAQVERSLLAAALGRHNGRAAQAAQALKLPRKTFYDKLAKYGLKPETYRRDG